In Methanomicrobium antiquum, one DNA window encodes the following:
- a CDS encoding ATP-binding protein — protein MKRFIYDTLLEWKEKGDRKPVIIEGIRQCGKTWILKNFGDAEFKDVAYFNFEYDDRLQKIFEGDLNVSRIIKDLGILRNKSINPGITILILDEIQICPRAITSLKYFCENLSELHVAAAGSLLGVAVAQMGKNVSFPVGKVQMLKMYPLNFPEFLLAKDEELLYEYLNNLSLDEEISDVFTGKLEESYREYLITGGMPEVVSSWLKNHEIGLVETIQNDILSNYEKDFVKYASVSEFPKLSLIWNAIPAQLAKDNQKFIFSHVKYGMRARDLEDSLQWLISAGLIYKVEKIERPYIPVTTYADNTYFKIYFSDVGLLRRMSKFPADVVFDTSSLTADMRGILTENFVLTEIISNNFQRAFFWKSGGIAEVDYIIQEGIDVVPIEVKSARGTRSRSLGEYRKKYSPRVAVRTSLNNIARHSNEYGEILEIPLYLIWRLKAYL, from the coding sequence ATGAAGCGGTTCATTTACGATACTTTACTCGAATGGAAAGAAAAGGGGGATCGTAAACCTGTCATTATTGAAGGAATTCGCCAGTGCGGGAAAACCTGGATATTAAAGAATTTTGGAGATGCGGAATTCAAAGATGTCGCTTATTTCAACTTTGAATATGATGACCGTCTGCAAAAGATATTCGAAGGCGACCTGAATGTTTCAAGAATTATCAAAGACCTTGGCATTCTGAGGAATAAATCCATTAATCCTGGAATAACTATCCTCATATTGGACGAAATCCAGATTTGTCCACGTGCAATAACATCTCTCAAATACTTCTGCGAAAACCTGTCCGAACTCCACGTTGCTGCCGCCGGTTCCCTTTTGGGTGTAGCTGTTGCACAGATGGGAAAAAATGTCTCATTTCCGGTTGGAAAAGTGCAGATGCTTAAGATGTACCCCCTTAACTTCCCGGAATTTCTCCTGGCAAAGGATGAAGAGCTTCTTTACGAATACCTGAATAATTTATCTCTGGATGAAGAGATATCCGATGTATTTACCGGCAAACTGGAAGAATCATATCGTGAATACCTGATTACAGGAGGTATGCCGGAAGTTGTCAGTTCATGGTTAAAGAACCACGAAATCGGCCTTGTAGAGACAATACAAAACGACATTCTCAGTAATTACGAAAAGGATTTCGTCAAATATGCATCCGTATCCGAATTTCCAAAACTTTCCCTGATTTGGAATGCAATTCCTGCACAGCTCGCAAAGGACAATCAGAAATTTATATTCTCCCACGTAAAGTATGGAATGCGTGCCCGTGATTTGGAAGATTCCCTTCAATGGCTTATTTCAGCAGGACTCATCTATAAGGTCGAAAAAATAGAGCGGCCCTACATTCCGGTTACAACATATGCAGATAATACATACTTCAAGATTTATTTCTCTGATGTGGGACTTTTACGCAGAATGAGTAAATTTCCGGCAGATGTTGTTTTTGACACTTCTTCACTGACCGCCGACATGCGTGGGATTTTAACGGAAAATTTCGTGTTGACAGAAATTATTTCAAACAATTTCCAAAGAGCCTTTTTCTGGAAATCCGGCGGGATTGCCGAGGTTGATTACATCATACAGGAAGGCATTGATGTAGTCCCTATCGAAGTTAAATCAGCAAGAGGGACTCGATCAAGAAGCCTTGGCGAGTACAGGAAAAAATACAGCCCCCGTGTTGCTGTCAGAACCAGTCTAAACAATATTGCCAGGCATTCGAATGAATACGGGGAGATTTTAGAGATTCCACTATATCTTATCTGGAGACTAAAGGCATATCTCTGA
- a CDS encoding DUF6414 family protein translates to MKKYISNTILSDFTRDAELGGSFEKIKDYKLKAYPESIAYLKMYTPYFGMLKIEDTPVNLEKIDEILEKVRGYYELVATKGR, encoded by the coding sequence GTGAAGAAATACATTTCAAATACCATCTTATCTGATTTTACACGAGATGCTGAATTAGGGGGTTCTTTTGAAAAAATTAAGGATTATAAATTAAAAGCATATCCAGAATCTATAGCCTATCTTAAAATGTATACTCCCTATTTTGGAATGTTAAAGATTGAGGATACCCCAGTAAATTTAGAAAAAATCGATGAAATCCTAGAAAAAGTAAGGGGGTATTATGAATTAGTTGCCACAAAAGGAAGATGA
- a CDS encoding AAA family ATPase has translation MLKVLTLLTYGKVEKTLVILFYGPSGVGKTETAKYLAEILGGELYRKEFSMFQGNEYLSFLFGV, from the coding sequence TTGCTAAAAGTCTTAACCCTTCTAACATATGGTAAAGTAGAAAAAACACTTGTAATTCTCTTTTATGGACCTTCTGGTGTTGGAAAAACAGAGACTGCAAAATATTTAGCAGAGATATTAGGAGGGGAATTATATCGAAAAGAATTCTCAATGTTTCAGGGTAATGAATACCTTTCCTTTCTCTTCGGAGTGTAG
- a CDS encoding BMP family lipoprotein, translating to MNRKYIVFCVIIAAVIIPAVLISASIVPGEPTAGAVYIVYGSEKGDLSYTDAAYKGLLEAQNDFGIVIREFTPLDYESLPAILKNSSGAERPGLIITVGFQYADFTRELADENKDIFFLAIDQSGIGSENLRSYEITSYGDSFLSGVLAASATNTGRVGIIMGMQSDVLDTFLRGYSDGVFSINPDVTVENAYVNQNSTEGFNDPEKTRRIADLMYQNGTDVLFMCAGYSNMGAFNLANDTLCLYIIGTDSDQSPLGPGFVLASAVKWVDTVVYNGISEYLGGSFTGGNVVAGLKDGVNGLLFNPKFEEYNKTVGAWEITAEEEEAKYLQQKLFS from the coding sequence ATGAATAGAAAATACATTGTATTTTGCGTCATTATCGCGGCAGTCATTATTCCTGCAGTGTTAATTTCGGCAAGCATAGTGCCGGGAGAACCCACAGCCGGGGCTGTATATATCGTGTACGGATCAGAAAAAGGCGATCTTTCATATACTGATGCGGCATATAAGGGCCTTTTGGAAGCACAGAACGACTTTGGCATTGTCATAAGGGAATTCACGCCGCTTGATTATGAGAGCCTTCCGGCGATTCTCAAAAACAGCAGCGGAGCTGAGAGGCCCGGTCTGATAATAACGGTTGGATTTCAGTATGCAGACTTTACCCGGGAGTTAGCCGATGAAAACAAAGATATTTTCTTCCTTGCAATTGATCAGTCGGGAATAGGGTCTGAAAATCTCAGGTCGTATGAGATAACATCCTACGGAGACAGTTTCTTATCAGGTGTGCTTGCCGCATCGGCGACAAATACAGGACGTGTTGGCATTATTATGGGGATGCAGTCTGATGTTTTGGATACATTTCTTAGAGGTTATAGTGACGGTGTCTTTTCAATAAACCCGGATGTGACTGTTGAAAATGCATATGTTAACCAAAACTCAACGGAAGGATTCAATGATCCTGAGAAGACCCGCCGGATTGCAGATTTGATGTACCAAAACGGGACAGATGTTCTCTTTATGTGTGCCGGTTACTCCAATATGGGTGCTTTTAATCTGGCTAATGACACTTTGTGTTTGTATATCATCGGCACAGACTCAGACCAGTCCCCACTCGGCCCGGGATTTGTGCTTGCATCAGCGGTAAAGTGGGTGGATACGGTTGTTTATAATGGCATTTCAGAATATCTGGGCGGTTCTTTCACCGGCGGCAATGTTGTTGCCGGGTTAAAAGACGGTGTGAACGGCCTTTTATTCAACCCGAAGTTTGAAGAATATAATAAAACAGTTGGTGCATGGGAGATAACAGCAGAAGAAGAAGAGGCTAAGTATTTGCAGCAGAAGTTGTTTTCATGA
- a CDS encoding U32 family peptidase — MKAPELLAPAGNWSAMKTAVISGADAVYFGVKNMNMRDNAGNFEISELEKVMNYLHENKKAGYLTLNTIYYNNELPKLKTVINTAKNAGVDAVICWDMAVFEMAKEAGLKIHISTQAGVSNYKAFSFYAKLGAKRIILARECSISDISEISKQSLSDGLDCEIEAFIHGAMCVSISGRCFLSEAVFLKSANRGRCIQPCRRLYKITDVEDEENSYILGHDYVLSPKDLCSIEILPELINAGISSFKIEGRIRPPEYVKKTVSCYKKALSAIETGTYTPLMAEELKEELKTAYNRGFSKGFYKGLEKDWISPGPDSKESKEYLGDVVNYYKKAGVAEFLIRSGSLKLKDKILIYGKTTPAQYTVVEEIQINHESVKVVSKGERCGIKIPSLVRPGDKLFLIKDL; from the coding sequence ATGAAAGCTCCTGAACTTCTAGCACCTGCCGGAAACTGGTCAGCGATGAAAACCGCAGTTATTAGCGGCGCGGATGCTGTTTATTTTGGCGTAAAAAATATGAACATGCGTGATAATGCCGGAAACTTTGAGATCAGCGAACTTGAAAAAGTAATGAATTATCTGCATGAGAATAAAAAAGCCGGATATCTGACGCTTAATACAATATATTACAATAACGAACTTCCAAAGTTAAAAACAGTGATTAATACCGCCAAAAACGCAGGAGTTGATGCAGTAATCTGCTGGGATATGGCAGTATTTGAGATGGCAAAAGAGGCGGGTTTGAAAATCCACATATCAACTCAGGCAGGCGTTTCAAATTATAAGGCATTTTCATTTTATGCAAAACTTGGTGCAAAAAGAATTATTCTTGCAAGAGAATGCTCAATTTCTGATATTTCAGAAATCAGTAAACAGTCTTTATCAGACGGGCTTGACTGTGAGATTGAAGCATTTATCCATGGCGCAATGTGTGTGAGCATCTCAGGAAGGTGTTTTTTATCAGAAGCGGTGTTTCTAAAATCAGCCAACCGGGGCAGGTGTATCCAGCCATGCCGGAGGCTCTATAAGATTACAGATGTTGAGGATGAAGAGAATTCATACATTTTAGGGCATGATTATGTCTTAAGCCCAAAAGATCTGTGTTCTATTGAAATACTTCCTGAACTGATTAATGCAGGAATATCATCTTTTAAGATAGAGGGAAGAATAAGACCTCCTGAATATGTAAAAAAGACAGTATCCTGCTACAAAAAAGCATTATCTGCAATAGAGACAGGAACGTATACACCTCTTATGGCTGAAGAGCTAAAAGAGGAGCTGAAAACTGCATATAATCGCGGTTTTTCAAAAGGATTTTACAAAGGCCTTGAAAAAGACTGGATAAGCCCCGGCCCTGATTCAAAAGAATCAAAAGAATATCTTGGCGATGTTGTTAATTATTACAAAAAGGCAGGTGTCGCAGAATTTCTGATACGCTCAGGAAGTCTGAAATTAAAGGATAAAATACTGATTTATGGAAAAACCACTCCTGCGCAGTACACAGTTGTAGAAGAGATTCAGATTAATCATGAATCTGTTAAAGTGGTATCTAAAGGTGAGCGATGCGGTATAAAAATTCCCTCTTTGGTAAGGCCCGGAGATAAGCTGTTTTTAATTAAGGATCTTTAA
- a CDS encoding UbiA family prenyltransferase, translated as MQSKSTGFLRNSPNIRAYSDLLRLHFAIIWPLLFCSGTMLAFTTYGFFSWTYLIIAALIGLFGFEAGMVLNDYVDRFYDTKDIENSMTNYWRPFKTRPVAMGLIPARNGLILFVLLALTAFFLSLLLPFPHSLFVILIMVYCNTVEVFYQVKKRNQKFPVAQLVGRTDLALFLVAGYLVAGMPDFTAFICFLFLYTYAIGHLVVNDLADLKNDFARGMKTIPVLYGVKKAVIWVIVCTVLNGITIIFLASFLGLLSQAGLIFGFIFLLIANLIIIRGKGKGEKEREGEVKEKAKAIAIAKSAMKALPLFHVAMFVYSLSLLFSFV; from the coding sequence ATGCAGTCTAAATCAACAGGATTTTTAAGAAACAGCCCAAATATCCGTGCATATAGTGATCTTTTAAGACTGCATTTTGCAATAATCTGGCCTTTGCTTTTCTGTTCCGGAACAATGCTTGCTTTTACAACATATGGCTTTTTTTCATGGACATATCTTATAATCGCCGCTCTCATTGGTCTTTTTGGTTTTGAAGCAGGAATGGTTCTAAACGACTATGTTGACAGATTTTATGACACAAAAGATATTGAAAATAGTATGACAAATTACTGGCGGCCTTTTAAAACACGACCTGTTGCTATGGGTTTAATTCCAGCCAGAAACGGACTCATACTTTTTGTCCTGCTTGCATTAACTGCCTTTTTTCTGTCTCTTCTACTTCCCTTTCCGCATTCTCTGTTTGTTATTCTAATCATGGTTTATTGCAATACAGTAGAGGTTTTTTATCAGGTAAAGAAGCGAAATCAGAAATTTCCTGTTGCCCAGCTTGTAGGGCGGACTGATCTAGCCCTTTTTTTGGTTGCAGGTTATCTTGTTGCCGGAATGCCGGATTTTACAGCCTTTATTTGCTTTCTTTTTTTGTACACATATGCTATCGGGCATCTTGTTGTAAATGATCTTGCGGATCTAAAAAACGATTTTGCCAGAGGTATGAAGACAATTCCAGTGCTTTATGGAGTTAAAAAAGCAGTTATCTGGGTTATAGTCTGCACAGTTCTTAACGGCATTACAATTATATTTTTAGCCTCTTTTCTTGGATTGTTAAGCCAGGCAGGTTTAATATTTGGTTTTATTTTCCTTTTAATTGCAAATCTGATAATTATCCGTGGAAAAGGAAAAGGAGAAAAAGAAAGAGAAGGAGAGGTAAAAGAAAAAGCGAAAGCAATAGCTATCGCAAAATCGGCAATGAAGGCACTGCCTTTATTCCATGTGGCAATGTTTGTTTACTCACTGAGTCTTTTATTTTCATTTGTATAA
- a CDS encoding multidrug effflux MFS transporter — MSKKSITDLKSKSKQKYLGDKGLLALIILLSAFVPLSTDLYLPALPKMSDFFQVSVTLTNLTLILFFVFFSIGLLFWGPLSDKYGRRPVLIAGLSIYIAAGFACALSSDIWQLIISRIFQAVGGSAAAAVATAMVKDVYEGRKRESVLAIVQSMVVISPALAPVLGAFMLPYTSWPGLFYALAGIGIISITGGILMEETLPKSSRYKGTVAKSITRLGHVLKNPGFASLLIVFSLVSTASLAFIADSSYIYVNEFGLSEQLFSFYFAINALALIAGPFLYIRLSRSFSRKSIISSGFIILALGGTLVVIFGHISPLIFTLALFPASLMGSCVRPSGVYMMLEQQMEDSGSASALINCFGLVFGSLGMILVSLNGDNLILSVGLINLAVGIACFFGWHLIGRFKITKDTEGFSCNIK; from the coding sequence ATGTCAAAAAAAAGCATCACTGATTTAAAATCAAAATCAAAACAAAAATACTTAGGCGATAAAGGGCTTCTTGCACTAATCATTCTTCTATCTGCATTTGTTCCTCTCTCAACCGATCTTTACCTTCCGGCACTTCCTAAAATGTCAGACTTCTTTCAGGTTTCAGTAACCCTGACAAATCTGACACTGATTTTATTCTTCGTTTTTTTCAGCATAGGGCTACTATTCTGGGGACCTTTAAGCGACAAATACGGCAGAAGGCCGGTTCTTATTGCAGGACTTTCAATCTATATCGCCGCAGGTTTTGCATGTGCGCTTTCATCAGATATCTGGCAATTAATAATTTCAAGAATATTTCAGGCAGTCGGCGGAAGCGCCGCGGCGGCTGTTGCAACAGCGATGGTAAAGGACGTATATGAAGGAAGAAAGCGAGAGTCGGTATTAGCAATAGTTCAGTCAATGGTTGTAATCTCACCTGCATTAGCACCGGTTCTGGGCGCTTTTATGCTTCCCTACACATCATGGCCGGGACTATTTTATGCCCTTGCAGGAATAGGAATCATTTCAATCACCGGCGGAATTTTAATGGAAGAAACCCTTCCAAAATCTTCACGATACAAAGGAACAGTTGCAAAATCAATAACACGACTTGGACATGTATTAAAAAATCCAGGATTTGCGTCACTATTAATTGTATTTTCTCTTGTAAGCACAGCATCGCTTGCATTCATCGCGGATTCTTCATATATATATGTAAATGAATTCGGCTTATCAGAACAATTATTCAGCTTTTATTTTGCAATAAACGCCCTGGCTCTTATAGCAGGGCCGTTTTTATACATCAGACTGTCACGATCATTTTCCAGAAAATCAATAATCAGTTCCGGCTTTATTATTCTTGCACTCGGAGGCACACTTGTCGTAATATTTGGACATATAAGCCCGTTGATATTTACACTTGCCCTGTTTCCTGCATCTCTTATGGGAAGCTGTGTAAGACCATCAGGAGTTTACATGATGCTTGAACAGCAAATGGAGGACAGCGGTTCTGCATCAGCTTTGATAAACTGCTTTGGCCTTGTCTTTGGCAGTTTAGGAATGATTCTTGTATCATTAAATGGAGATAATCTCATTTTAAGTGTTGGCTTAATCAATCTTGCTGTCGGAATTGCCTGTTTTTTTGGCTGGCATCTGATTGGAAGATTCAAAATTACAAAAGACACCGAAGGATTCTCCTGTAATATCAAATGA
- the ilvE gene encoding branched-chain-amino-acid transaminase, giving the protein MIIYMDGEYLPKEEAKVSVFDHGLLYGDGVFEGIRAYNGRVFRLNEHLDRLYDSAKTIDLDIGMTKSAMEEVVLETLRRNELKDAYIRLVVTRGVGDLGLDPRKCQKPTIFVIATGWGAMYGDLYEKGLKAITVSVRRNPADALPPNVKSLNYLNNILAKIEANYKGGDEAIFFDTNGYIAEGSGDNIFIVKNGVILTPHTLNNLRGITRLVLLEVAAELGIPVREQNLGYFDLYSADEVLVSGSAAEIAPVTLIDGRKIGTGKPGPVASQLIAAFQTKTQNEGKEIYK; this is encoded by the coding sequence ATGATAATTTATATGGACGGTGAATACCTTCCAAAGGAAGAGGCGAAGGTATCTGTTTTTGATCACGGTCTTTTGTATGGAGACGGTGTTTTTGAGGGAATAAGAGCATATAACGGAAGAGTTTTCAGATTAAACGAACATTTAGACAGACTCTATGATTCTGCAAAGACAATTGATTTGGATATTGGGATGACCAAATCCGCGATGGAAGAGGTTGTTTTGGAGACTCTGAGACGTAATGAACTTAAAGATGCATATATAAGACTTGTTGTCACAAGAGGTGTGGGAGACCTCGGACTTGATCCACGAAAGTGTCAGAAACCAACAATATTCGTAATTGCGACCGGTTGGGGAGCAATGTATGGAGATCTTTATGAGAAAGGTCTTAAGGCAATTACAGTTTCTGTCAGGCGAAATCCTGCTGATGCACTGCCGCCAAATGTAAAAAGCCTGAATTATTTAAATAACATTCTTGCAAAGATTGAGGCAAACTACAAGGGTGGGGATGAGGCAATCTTTTTTGATACAAACGGGTATATCGCAGAAGGTTCAGGAGATAATATCTTCATCGTTAAAAACGGCGTTATTCTGACTCCGCATACTTTAAACAATTTAAGAGGCATTACAAGGCTTGTTCTTTTGGAAGTTGCTGCAGAACTTGGGATACCTGTTCGTGAACAAAACCTTGGGTACTTTGATTTATACTCAGCTGATGAGGTTTTGGTAAGCGGTTCTGCGGCTGAGATAGCACCTGTTACTTTAATTGACGGAAGAAAAATAGGTACTGGAAAGCCGGGTCCTGTTGCATCCCAGCTTATTGCCGCATTCCAGACAAAGACTCAGAATGAAGGCAAAGAAATTTATAAGTGA
- the cfbB gene encoding Ni-sirohydrochlorin a,c-diamide synthase — protein MKSLLISGDRSGSGKTSITLGICAALSRDNVVQPFKVAMDYIDPSYLTGVTGRMCRNLDSFVMTPEQILCSYQNACIGADIAVIEGVRGLYEGSDAILDTGSTASVSKMLDQNVILVVNAQSITRSAAAIVKGFCAFDPDVKIKGIILNQIISEKHKEKAKTAIETTTGIPVIGAIPRSEEMKLTMRHLGLVPFLEGKNDAEFLSRVNKVAEIIERNIDMDALLELSKEESVPLNKPLMFEKKSASDVKIGIAVDEAFNFYYNDLFEILPALGAEVVRFSPVHDRLPDADGYIFGGGYPEMFADALEKNTLMRDAVVEVSENNVPIYAECGGLIYLTKKLTLKKGWNNLESDVSYEMAGVFDGETRMPTRRVIGYVKGESDSKCPLGKSSFSGHEFHHTDVILPSDTHFSYRLSRGLGIRENLDGALKNKTLASYTHLHPTASFEMIKNFVTGCRSKN, from the coding sequence ATGAAAAGTCTTCTGATATCTGGTGACAGATCAGGAAGCGGAAAAACAAGTATTACTCTGGGAATATGTGCCGCTCTATCACGTGATAATGTTGTCCAGCCTTTTAAGGTTGCAATGGACTATATTGATCCTTCTTATTTAACAGGCGTTACCGGGAGGATGTGCAGAAACTTAGATAGTTTTGTAATGACACCTGAACAGATCTTATGCTCTTATCAGAATGCCTGTATTGGCGCTGATATTGCAGTTATAGAGGGAGTAAGGGGACTTTATGAGGGTTCTGATGCAATCCTGGATACAGGTTCGACTGCAAGTGTTTCCAAGATGCTTGATCAGAATGTGATTTTAGTAGTAAATGCCCAGAGCATTACAAGAAGTGCCGCCGCAATTGTCAAAGGATTTTGTGCATTTGACCCTGATGTTAAGATTAAAGGTATTATTTTAAACCAGATTATAAGTGAAAAACACAAAGAAAAGGCAAAAACTGCAATTGAGACAACAACCGGTATTCCTGTTATAGGCGCAATTCCGCGAAGTGAAGAGATGAAGCTTACTATGCGCCATCTTGGTCTTGTGCCGTTTCTTGAGGGAAAAAATGATGCTGAATTTTTAAGCCGTGTTAATAAAGTTGCAGAAATAATTGAGCGGAATATCGATATGGATGCTCTGCTGGAGCTTTCAAAAGAAGAGTCTGTGCCTTTAAATAAGCCTTTAATGTTTGAAAAAAAGAGTGCTTCTGATGTAAAAATCGGAATTGCCGTTGATGAGGCATTTAATTTTTATTATAACGACCTCTTTGAGATTCTCCCCGCGCTTGGGGCTGAAGTGGTAAGGTTCAGCCCTGTCCATGACAGACTGCCTGATGCTGACGGATATATCTTCGGCGGCGGCTATCCTGAGATGTTTGCAGACGCTTTAGAGAAAAATACATTGATGCGTGACGCGGTTGTTGAGGTTTCAGAAAACAATGTGCCGATATATGCAGAATGCGGAGGCCTTATTTATCTCACAAAAAAACTGACTCTTAAAAAGGGCTGGAACAATCTGGAGTCAGATGTCAGTTATGAGATGGCCGGCGTTTTTGACGGGGAGACAAGAATGCCAACACGTCGTGTCATCGGATATGTTAAGGGAGAGTCGGATTCAAAGTGCCCGCTTGGCAAATCTTCGTTTTCAGGGCATGAATTTCATCACACTGATGTAATTCTTCCCTCTGACACTCATTTTTCATACAGGCTCTCACGCGGGCTTGGCATACGTGAGAATCTTGACGGGGCGCTTAAAAATAAAACACTTGCATCATACACACACTTACATCCGACAGCATCGTTTGAGATGATCAAAAACTTTGTAACCGGTTGCAGAAGCAAAAATTAG
- the cfbD gene encoding Ni-sirohydrochlorin a,c-diamide reductive cyclase catalytic subunit translates to MEYIQPRPSSIVAGLYTVRDLGVEVAILHGPSGCSFKHARLLEEDGLRVLTTSLGDNEFIFGGQAVLEKVLKYAEEEFKPKRMAVVGTCVSMIIGEDMEAAIEDSGIKTPTIAVDIHAGFRENIDGVIAALKPAADAGWISETELDRQKELLSAANMVERLRGAAYKPYVQPQRGDLKHLVAKRLVECIKSGQKGIAIMNAKKETAYMFADALTALKETCPDADIKYIANLSDRGLLKVRRDAKNIADGLKNAGVDALYIGALDEYGANGERLGEAIKELKPDFALIAGVPHAIPPEYLKGIEVFSVTNGPRQVEPLKEFGHTHVVVEVDLHPKTLGVKKIVPSEFGDVLRSFK, encoded by the coding sequence ATGGAATATATTCAGCCGCGACCAAGCTCCATTGTTGCAGGTCTTTATACAGTAAGAGACCTTGGTGTTGAGGTCGCAATCCTGCACGGACCGTCAGGATGCTCTTTTAAGCATGCAAGACTTCTTGAAGAGGACGGATTACGAGTCCTTACAACATCGCTTGGTGATAATGAGTTTATCTTCGGCGGACAGGCTGTTTTGGAAAAAGTTTTGAAATATGCTGAAGAGGAGTTTAAACCAAAGAGAATGGCTGTTGTCGGAACATGTGTTTCGATGATTATCGGTGAGGATATGGAAGCGGCAATTGAGGATTCGGGAATTAAAACACCGACAATTGCAGTTGATATTCATGCAGGATTTAGGGAAAACATTGACGGTGTTATAGCCGCATTAAAACCCGCGGCTGATGCGGGCTGGATAAGTGAAACCGAACTGGACAGGCAAAAAGAGCTTCTTTCTGCCGCAAATATGGTTGAGCGGCTAAGGGGCGCCGCATACAAACCCTATGTACAGCCGCAAAGAGGTGATCTAAAACACCTTGTTGCAAAAAGGCTTGTTGAATGTATAAAATCCGGACAAAAGGGCATTGCTATAATGAATGCAAAAAAAGAGACTGCCTATATGTTTGCAGATGCTCTGACAGCGCTTAAAGAGACCTGCCCTGACGCTGATATAAAATATATTGCAAATCTTTCTGACAGAGGGTTGTTAAAGGTCAGGAGAGATGCCAAAAACATTGCTGATGGGTTAAAAAACGCCGGAGTGGATGCTTTGTATATTGGTGCTCTTGATGAATACGGTGCAAACGGAGAAAGGCTTGGTGAAGCAATAAAAGAATTAAAGCCTGACTTTGCACTTATAGCAGGTGTTCCTCATGCAATTCCGCCGGAGTATTTAAAAGGAATTGAGGTATTTTCGGTTACAAATGGTCCCCGGCAGGTTGAACCTTTAAAGGAATTCGGGCATACCCATGTTGTTGTTGAAGTGGATCTTCATCCAAAAACACTTGGTGTCAAAAAGATAGTTCCAAGTGAATTTGGTGATGTTCTTAGGAGTTTTAAATGA